A DNA window from Lutra lutra chromosome 8, mLutLut1.2, whole genome shotgun sequence contains the following coding sequences:
- the SLC2A3 gene encoding solute carrier family 2, facilitated glucose transporter member 3 isoform X2, whose product MGTQKVTAPLIFAISIATIGSFQFGYNTGVINAPEMIIKDFINYTLEERLEDPPSEVLLTSLWSLSVAIFSVGGMIGSFSVGLFVNRFGRRNSMLIVNLLAVAGGCLMGFCKIAESVEMLILGRLVIGLFCGLCTGFVPMYIGEISPTALRGAFGTLNQLGIVIGILVAQIFGLKGIMGTEDLWPLLLGFTIIPAVLQSAALPFCPESPRFLLINRREEERAKEILQRLWGTQDVSQDIQEMKDESARMAQEKQPTVLELFRSHSYQQPIMISIMLQLSQQLSGINAVFYYSTGIFEDAGVKEPIYATIGAGVVNTIFTVVSLFLVERAGRRTLHMIGLGGMAVCSILMTISLLLKDDYNWMSFVCIGAILVFVAFFEIGPGPIPWFIVAELFSQGPRPAAMAVAGCSNWTSNFLVGLLFPSAAFYLGPYVFIIFTGFLIIFLVFTFFKVPETRGRTFEEITRAFEGQARDANRAEKGPIVEMNSIQPVKETATV is encoded by the exons ATGGGGACCCAGAAG gtcaccGCTCCTCTGATCTTTGCCATCTCCATTGCTACAATAGGCTCTTTCCAGTTCGGCTACAACACTGGAGTCATCAATGCTCCTGAGATG ATCATAAAGGACTTCATCAATTACACCTTGGAGGAGAGGTTGGAAGACCCTCCCTCTGAAGTGTTACTCACTTCCCTCTGGTCCTTGTCTGTGGCCATCTTTTCCGTTGGTGGTATGATTGGCTCCTTCTCCGTTGGACTCTTTGTTAACCGCTTTGGCAG GCGCAATTCAATGCTGATTGTCAACCTCCTGGCTGTTGCTGGCGGCTGCCTTATGGGGTTCTGCAAAATTGCCGAGTCGGTTGAAATGCTGATCCTGGGCCGGTTAGTTATTGGCCTCTTCTGCGGCCTCTGCACAGGTTTTGTGCCCATGTACATTGGCGAGATCTCTCCGACTGCCCTTCGGGGGGCTTTCGGTACTCTCAACCAGCTGGGCATCGTCATCGGAATCCTGGTGGCTCAG ATCTTTGGTCTGAAAGGCATCATGGGGACAGAAGACCTTTGGCCCCTGCTTTTGGGCTTCACCATCATTCCAGCTGTCCTGCAAAGTGCAGCCCTTCCGTTTTGCCCTGAGAGTCCTAGATTTCTGCTCATCaacagaagggaagaggagagggctAAGGAGA TCCTCCAACGATTGTGGGGCACCCAGGACGTGAGTCAGGACATCCAGGAGATGAAAGATGAGAGCGCGAGGATGGCGCAAGAGAAGCAGCCCACCGTGTTGGAGCTCTTCCGATCGCACAGCTACCAGCAGCCCATCATGATTTCCATCATGCTCCAGCTGTCCCAGCAGCTGTCTGGAATCAATGCT GTCTTCTATTATTCAACAGGAATTTTCGAGGACGCAGGTGTTAAGGAGCCCATCTATGCCACCATTGGCGCGGGTGTGGTTAATACCATCTTCACCGTCGTCTCT CTGTTTCTGGTggaaagggcagggaggaggactcTGCATATGATTGGCCTCGGAGGGATGGCTGTTTGTTCCATCTTGATGACCATCTCCTTGTTGTTGAAG GATGACTATAATTGGATGAGCTTTGTTTGTATTGGGGCTATCTTGGTCTTTGTGGCCTTCTTTGAAATTGGCCCGGGCCCCATTCCCTGGTTTATCGTGGCCGAACTCTTCAGCCAAGGACCCCGCCCAGCTGCAATGGCAGTGGCTGGTTGTTCCAACTGGACCTCCAACTTTCTCGTTGGGCTACTCTTCCCTTCAGCTGCG TTCTATCTAGGACCCTATGTTTTTATCATCTTCACTGGCTTCCTCATCATCTTCTTGGTCTTCACCTTCTTCAAAGTCCCTGAGACCCGTGGCAGGACTTTTGAGGAAATCACACGAGCCTTTGAAGGGCAGGCACGGGATGCTAACAGAGCTGAGAAGGGCCCCATCGTGGAGATGAACAGCATCCAGCCAGTGAAGGAGACTGCCACTGTCTAA
- the SLC2A3 gene encoding solute carrier family 2, facilitated glucose transporter member 3 isoform X1, with protein sequence MESSKQDVTAPLIFAISIATIGSFQFGYNTGVINAPEMIIKDFINYTLEERLEDPPSEVLLTSLWSLSVAIFSVGGMIGSFSVGLFVNRFGRRNSMLIVNLLAVAGGCLMGFCKIAESVEMLILGRLVIGLFCGLCTGFVPMYIGEISPTALRGAFGTLNQLGIVIGILVAQIFGLKGIMGTEDLWPLLLGFTIIPAVLQSAALPFCPESPRFLLINRREEERAKEILQRLWGTQDVSQDIQEMKDESARMAQEKQPTVLELFRSHSYQQPIMISIMLQLSQQLSGINAVFYYSTGIFEDAGVKEPIYATIGAGVVNTIFTVVSLFLVERAGRRTLHMIGLGGMAVCSILMTISLLLKDDYNWMSFVCIGAILVFVAFFEIGPGPIPWFIVAELFSQGPRPAAMAVAGCSNWTSNFLVGLLFPSAAFYLGPYVFIIFTGFLIIFLVFTFFKVPETRGRTFEEITRAFEGQARDANRAEKGPIVEMNSIQPVKETATV encoded by the exons gtcaccGCTCCTCTGATCTTTGCCATCTCCATTGCTACAATAGGCTCTTTCCAGTTCGGCTACAACACTGGAGTCATCAATGCTCCTGAGATG ATCATAAAGGACTTCATCAATTACACCTTGGAGGAGAGGTTGGAAGACCCTCCCTCTGAAGTGTTACTCACTTCCCTCTGGTCCTTGTCTGTGGCCATCTTTTCCGTTGGTGGTATGATTGGCTCCTTCTCCGTTGGACTCTTTGTTAACCGCTTTGGCAG GCGCAATTCAATGCTGATTGTCAACCTCCTGGCTGTTGCTGGCGGCTGCCTTATGGGGTTCTGCAAAATTGCCGAGTCGGTTGAAATGCTGATCCTGGGCCGGTTAGTTATTGGCCTCTTCTGCGGCCTCTGCACAGGTTTTGTGCCCATGTACATTGGCGAGATCTCTCCGACTGCCCTTCGGGGGGCTTTCGGTACTCTCAACCAGCTGGGCATCGTCATCGGAATCCTGGTGGCTCAG ATCTTTGGTCTGAAAGGCATCATGGGGACAGAAGACCTTTGGCCCCTGCTTTTGGGCTTCACCATCATTCCAGCTGTCCTGCAAAGTGCAGCCCTTCCGTTTTGCCCTGAGAGTCCTAGATTTCTGCTCATCaacagaagggaagaggagagggctAAGGAGA TCCTCCAACGATTGTGGGGCACCCAGGACGTGAGTCAGGACATCCAGGAGATGAAAGATGAGAGCGCGAGGATGGCGCAAGAGAAGCAGCCCACCGTGTTGGAGCTCTTCCGATCGCACAGCTACCAGCAGCCCATCATGATTTCCATCATGCTCCAGCTGTCCCAGCAGCTGTCTGGAATCAATGCT GTCTTCTATTATTCAACAGGAATTTTCGAGGACGCAGGTGTTAAGGAGCCCATCTATGCCACCATTGGCGCGGGTGTGGTTAATACCATCTTCACCGTCGTCTCT CTGTTTCTGGTggaaagggcagggaggaggactcTGCATATGATTGGCCTCGGAGGGATGGCTGTTTGTTCCATCTTGATGACCATCTCCTTGTTGTTGAAG GATGACTATAATTGGATGAGCTTTGTTTGTATTGGGGCTATCTTGGTCTTTGTGGCCTTCTTTGAAATTGGCCCGGGCCCCATTCCCTGGTTTATCGTGGCCGAACTCTTCAGCCAAGGACCCCGCCCAGCTGCAATGGCAGTGGCTGGTTGTTCCAACTGGACCTCCAACTTTCTCGTTGGGCTACTCTTCCCTTCAGCTGCG TTCTATCTAGGACCCTATGTTTTTATCATCTTCACTGGCTTCCTCATCATCTTCTTGGTCTTCACCTTCTTCAAAGTCCCTGAGACCCGTGGCAGGACTTTTGAGGAAATCACACGAGCCTTTGAAGGGCAGGCACGGGATGCTAACAGAGCTGAGAAGGGCCCCATCGTGGAGATGAACAGCATCCAGCCAGTGAAGGAGACTGCCACTGTCTAA